A genomic stretch from Ureibacillus composti includes:
- a CDS encoding U32 family peptidase, whose amino-acid sequence MEKSRNLLEKLGYPAVEVRDLPTSTKRFPDGAQYRIELPSVEGPVALKELLKAVDEFGLTIHRVSQGSGIMLQTDEEIQEMCRLTAERGMELSLFVGPRGTWDISAAPLTSAGKSQALRHEGVDQLVYAMEDLIRGANLGLRGALVADEGLLLMTKHMKEEGLLPQDFVVKVSVQMGACNPVSVKLMEDIGADTYNVPSSLTLSKLAAIRQATDVPIDIYIEVPDNFGGFLRYYEIPEIIRVLSPVYIKFGLRNHPDVYPSGKQWEATNISLVRERVRRAAIGVDMIKRYCPEAVTSELGAEGLGVPVVPAKVNS is encoded by the coding sequence ATGGAAAAGTCACGTAATTTGTTAGAAAAATTGGGGTATCCGGCAGTAGAAGTAAGAGATTTACCAACGTCAACAAAGCGTTTTCCAGATGGTGCACAATATCGAATTGAATTACCAAGTGTGGAGGGACCTGTAGCGTTAAAAGAATTACTAAAAGCAGTAGATGAATTTGGCCTTACGATTCATCGTGTTTCTCAGGGCAGTGGAATTATGCTACAAACAGATGAAGAAATTCAAGAAATGTGCCGTTTAACAGCTGAACGTGGTATGGAGTTAAGTCTTTTCGTAGGTCCTCGTGGAACATGGGATATTAGTGCTGCTCCATTAACATCTGCTGGTAAATCACAAGCACTTCGTCATGAAGGTGTTGATCAGCTTGTTTATGCGATGGAAGATTTAATTCGCGGTGCAAATCTTGGATTACGTGGCGCTTTAGTTGCTGATGAAGGCTTATTACTAATGACGAAACATATGAAAGAAGAAGGCTTATTACCGCAAGATTTTGTTGTGAAGGTTTCTGTGCAAATGGGTGCTTGTAATCCTGTATCTGTAAAACTGATGGAAGACATTGGAGCAGATACGTACAACGTGCCTTCAAGTTTAACATTGTCAAAATTAGCTGCTATTCGTCAGGCTACAGATGTACCAATCGATATTTATATTGAAGTACCTGACAATTTTGGTGGATTCTTACGTTATTACGAAATTCCAGAAATTATTCGTGTTTTATCCCCTGTTTATATTAAATTTGGCCTACGAAATCATCCAGACGTCTATCCATCAGGTAAACAATGGGAAGCGACAAATATCTCATTAGTTCGTGAGCGAGTAAGACGTGCTGCTATTGGTGTAGATATGATTAAACGATACTGTCCAGAAGCAGTCACTTCAGAATTAGGTGCAGAAGGATTAGGTGTGCCAGTTGTACCAGCAAAAGTAAATTCATAG
- a CDS encoding 2-keto-3-deoxygluconate permease produces the protein MKIKDTIDRIPGGLMIVPLFLGALINTIDQLHLPFLMDFLKSIGVSPTADGHYEFLRIGGFTEALFKNGANTLCALFLFCAGSQMNLRVGGVALKKGVILTSSKYFAGVAVGFLWGVLSDPVTGFLGLSTMAIIAAMTNGNGGMFAALTGQYGNRSDVGATAVLSLNDGPFFTLMALGMMGAQFPIIAFVAVLLPIAIGMLLGNLDPKIRDFLAPAENIVIPFFAFALGANMNLKNFFNSEVVVAGIVLALMTVLISGGFMVLAFKIFRQKSFIAPWAEASTAGNAVATPAAIAAAATVAAGTGLMTAAEAQVYQDIAAVATAQISVATISTALLVPIAVILCDKYQRKRGIVGTLEDDELRKSLENNKAVAVPENGLGGIQGE, from the coding sequence ATGAAAATCAAAGATACAATCGATCGGATTCCTGGGGGATTAATGATTGTACCACTGTTTTTAGGGGCTTTAATCAACACGATTGACCAATTACACTTACCGTTTTTGATGGATTTCTTAAAATCAATAGGGGTTTCACCAACAGCAGATGGGCATTATGAGTTTTTAAGAATCGGTGGTTTTACAGAGGCATTATTTAAAAATGGTGCCAATACACTATGTGCCTTGTTCTTATTCTGTGCAGGTAGTCAAATGAACCTTCGCGTTGGGGGAGTGGCTCTTAAAAAAGGTGTAATTTTAACATCTTCAAAATATTTTGCAGGTGTAGCGGTTGGATTCTTATGGGGTGTTTTATCAGATCCGGTTACTGGATTCCTTGGTTTATCCACGATGGCAATCATTGCAGCGATGACAAATGGTAATGGTGGAATGTTCGCCGCTTTAACTGGACAGTACGGTAACCGATCAGATGTAGGAGCAACAGCAGTTCTTTCACTTAATGATGGACCATTCTTCACATTAATGGCATTAGGGATGATGGGTGCACAGTTCCCAATTATTGCGTTCGTAGCAGTACTTTTACCAATTGCAATTGGTATGCTGTTAGGTAATCTTGATCCAAAAATTCGAGACTTTTTAGCTCCCGCTGAAAACATCGTCATTCCATTTTTTGCATTTGCATTAGGTGCCAATATGAATTTAAAGAACTTCTTTAACTCGGAAGTGGTAGTCGCAGGTATTGTACTAGCTCTTATGACAGTATTAATCTCTGGTGGATTCATGGTACTAGCATTTAAGATTTTCAGACAAAAAAGTTTTATTGCACCTTGGGCAGAGGCATCAACAGCTGGAAATGCAGTAGCAACTCCTGCAGCAATAGCAGCAGCAGCAACTGTAGCAGCGGGTACAGGATTAATGACAGCTGCAGAGGCACAAGTGTATCAAGACATTGCCGCAGTAGCGACAGCGCAAATTTCAGTTGCTACGATTTCAACGGCTCTACTAGTACCGATTGCCGTAATTTTATGTGATAAATATCAACGTAAAAGAGGCATCGTTGGTACGTTAGAAGATGATGAATTACGCAAATCGTTGGAAAATAATAAGGCTGTAGCAGTACCAGAAAATGGATTAGGGGGCATACAGGGTGAGTAA